The DNA segment TTGCGCTTGCGCCAGCCGGAGAATCTGCTGAGGCACCCCCACCGTCGAAATCGTCATCGCCCGTTGGGAAATCCCGCAGTCCTCATTCAGCCGTCGCACCGCCTGCACCACCGCTTCCACATTCAGCAACGGTTCACCCATGCCCATAAACACCACATGGGAGACGCGCCGCCCCATTTCTGTCTGGACAGTCAACACCTGGTCCAGGATTTCGTGAACCGCCAGGTTGCGGGTGAATCCCTGCTTGCCGGTAGCGCAGAAATCGCAAGCCATGGGGCAGCCCACCTGAGTCGAAACGCACACTGTCAAACGGTCCTCGCTGGGGATCCCCACCGTTTCAATCAGCGCTCCATCCGGCAATCGCAACAGATATTTCACCGTCCCGTCCTGGGCGACCACCCGCCGGTCGATCACCGAACGACCAATTGCCACTCGGACCTGCTCCCGCCAGGACTTGGGAAACACCGTGATGTCCCGAAAATCCCGAACCCCTTGCCGGTAGAGCCACTGGTGCAACTGTCGAGCGCGATAAGCCGGTTGTCCCTGCGCCGTGACCCAGGCAGTGAGTTCCGGTAGCGTTTGCCCCAGCAGTGGTCGGGTTGTCATCATCCCATCATTCTATTCCTAACTTGATTCTAGCCAACATTTTATCGTCTGCAATTTTTGCCCAATTTTGCCTTCTGGTAATACAAAAGAAGTAATTCTTGGCACCAAGTATCAGTTGGTTGTAAAGCTCGCAAATTTAAATTGGCAAAAACCTGCGCGTATAGCTTGTATGTCTTGATTTGGCGCAGAAGTAATATGAATCAATAGACGTGCCCTTGAGATGTTAGATGATCCTATCCGCTGACCGATTTGTCACTTTAGATTCTGGTCTATCCCGTCCCTGTCCTCAGCCTATGCTTGTGATTCACACTTGATAACCATCGCATCAGGCCACCAAACATGCTATAACGGACAACAGCCGGTTGGTTGGGGGGCCAGCCCAGCCAGGTAACGGGGAAAGTGTGGTGCAAATCCACCGCTGTCCCGCAACTGTGATGCCAACCTTAAAGGGTTGCTCAGTCAGGATGCCCGCCGGTGTTGTCCAAGTCTCTGCGAGGTACAGAGCCTATGCGTAAGTATTCTGCCCTGCCGCCGCCATTGCCCTGAATTCCCAGCAATTGGGGAAGCAGAATTACTTGGGTCCCTTACTGAATTGTTCTTTCGAGGTAAGGACAGTCTTTTTTGTTGAATCCGTGGAAAGGCAATGGACGAGGAGCAAATCAATGACGATGCACTCTACTTTGTTTGTCTGCACGACCTGTGGTAGCACTTGGCAAGACGGCAAACGCAT comes from the Gloeomargarita sp. SKYB120 genome and includes:
- the rlmN gene encoding 23S rRNA (adenine(2503)-C(2))-methyltransferase RlmN, whose translation is MMTTRPLLGQTLPELTAWVTAQGQPAYRARQLHQWLYRQGVRDFRDITVFPKSWREQVRVAIGRSVIDRRVVAQDGTVKYLLRLPDGALIETVGIPSEDRLTVCVSTQVGCPMACDFCATGKQGFTRNLAVHEILDQVLTVQTEMGRRVSHVVFMGMGEPLLNVEAVVQAVRRLNEDCGISQRAMTISTVGVPQQILRLAQAQLQVTLAVSLHAPTQDLRQRLIPSARHYPLEQLLQDCRRYVERTKRRVSFEYTLLAGVNDTPELAKALAKLLRGWQTHVNLIPYNPIADAPYQRPDAERVKAFQAVLAAQGIAVTVRQTRGLDAQAACGQLRVRR